The Chiloscyllium plagiosum isolate BGI_BamShark_2017 chromosome 3, ASM401019v2, whole genome shotgun sequence genomic interval CTGTTTGAGGTGCCTCAAGGAGTTGCTAAACAAACAGTTTGTCCAGCAGCCAAATTTACCTCAAATTAATTCTGGAAGTGAGATTAAcacttttatttatattttattaaaaaataaaatagtattgatgctggaaatttgaaagaaatttgctggagaaactcaacaggtctggcaatatctgtgtgGATAAAAACAGTTAATGGTTCCATGTCTGATATTTTTCCTTCAGAACAGTTATGTATGTTGTAAATTGTTTTAATCGTCTAACTTTGCATGGTAACATTTATTTTGATACTTCAAAACTGAGGAATCTTGCGGCTTTATTCTTAGTAGGTACCGAGGATCTCAAACTTTATCTACTTTAAACAAAAAGCTTATTGGCTTCTAGCCAGGCTATTAATAAAGCTGGCAGTCTTAAAGATCATAATACTCAGTGCACCGATGCCTATTTACATCTTTAATCAAAATGATCTTTGTTAGtctgcaatttttttctctctaccaTCTTACATTGTTCTGCTATTCTCCTGTTAGATGTTGAATTCACATAGGTTCCTATTGCAAAGAATCAATGGTCTTCCACAATATACTTAGCAAGGCATTTAGTAATCCCTTCTGCTCTCCTGAGATTTGATCCACCGCCGTTGAAACTCCTATCTTTCCCTTGTATGTGTGTATTGTAAAATGAGCAAACATGAGAATGGAATTCTGTTCAGTGAAACCTGTCACAAAAGCCAAATGAAATTTCTTTTCTGCTGTGTTCGCCAGATGGCTTAAAACAGCACTTTCCACTGTTCGCTGATCTAAAATTCCCCCATAACGAAAACAATTCATAAATCAGGATCAAGACTCTCATCTCCAACTATTATAGTCTTCCCAGTTTTAAAATTGCATGCAAATTTGTCTGAGTTTGATTGAGTCTTTGAATATTCGTAAGGCAGAGGTAtaaattcttgataagcaaggatAAAAGGTTATCAGGCTTAGGCAAGAATATGGATTAGAAGTTATAATCAGACCAACCATGGTATTACAAAATTGCAGAGTAGACTTGAGGCTGAAAAGCCAGCTCCTGTTCCTTATTTGTTTCTGACTTGAATTTCAACCTCTGCACCTGGATCAGTAAAGTTTTAAGAAGGGACTGTTTAAAAACTGCATTTAAACTTTTAACTGAAGCAGTTGAAAGCCAAATCATTTTTTCCCATTGGATgtgggcaaggccagcatttgttgcacattgctgattacccttgaactgaatggcctttATTACAGTGGGTCTGGAGGTATATGCAGACCAATCATGTAAGGATGGTACATTTCTTTCCCCTGAAGGAATTAGTTGAACCAGATTAGTTTTTACATTATAATGATAGGTTCATGCATCATTGGTCATGGTGAGACTGGAACCCACATCCCTAGAGCATTAGCCTAGCTTGTAAGTCTTGTGACATTATCACTTACCATTGTCTCCCTTCAAAGTAGGAATCCCACATGATAGATGAAAAACATTCTATGAGCGAGCAGAATTCTGTGTGTATAGGTGTAAATGACACATTTCATCATAACCTGCAATTCTGCATAATTTTATTTTCCCCTTCACCTTTCAAAGGCCACTTTCCAACACTGCTAGCCTCAAGTTCCCATCTCTGCAGAAATGCTGTCATGGATTTCCTCCAATGCTGGCcttttgaattttgaaaattttCTTCAATTCCAGCACCAATACCTGCACCTATAAGCTATCTTGCACCTGAgatctagaattccctccctcaacctCTCCATCACACTTTCATCTTTTAAGAGGTTCATTAAAACCACTTTGGGTAAGGTCAGTGCCAAATCTTGAGAAGTGGCTTTGGTCATTTTATGTTAAAAGTGCTACATAAACACAACTTTAAGTTCTTTAGTTATTGAGGAGTCTGAAATATAACTATACAAGCAAATCAGTCAACCTAAGTTAAATAAATCTATTTTAGACATACTTTTTAAGTACAGTTTCGTCCAGGAGGTCTATTTTGTTCTGTACCAGGACTGTAGGGATGTCTCCGACTTCAGCTTCAACCTTCTCTTTCCAGCTTGGTATAGCCTCATAGGAATCTCTGTCTGTTGTGGAAAACACCAGCACACACGCCTGAGCACCTGTGATAAGGCACAAAAATTTCTGAATTAAAATAGCAACTATCACTTTCCTCCTGAACAttttaacaaacaaaaattgctggagaagctcttttctctccacagatatgccAGACCAGCTCAGTTAACATtatgaatccagtgacccttcttcagacgttcactggacttgaaacattaatgctgcttTCCTTGATTCtggcagaccagctgagtttttccaacagtttGGTTATTTCACATCTttagcatctgcagatcttttgttttattatagCCACTGCGATACATAACGTTATTGTTATGCACTGGCATATTTCAGTACAAAAACAACCACTTAAAACCAGAATAAGACCTATGTTGGTGAAAAATACACAACCTGTTCCATTTATCTTCAAGAAATCCTCCAAACAGTGATatgattagaatacttacagtgtggaaacaggctgttcggcccaacaagtccacaccgaccctccgaagagcaacccacccagacccattcccctacatgtatcccttcacttaacactatgggcaatttagcacggggagaatgtgcaaactccacacagacacttgcctgaggcgggaattgaacccgggtctctggcactgtgaggcagcagtgctaacaactgtgccaccgtgccgcccgtaaaaTATAGAAGAGAGTCACCAAATAACTTTTCTGGCAAATCTTTCTTGACCATGGTGTAATGGTTGTTAATCTCAGCTCAGAAATGGGGTTTACTCCGCATATATCAGTGCTGAAAATTTCTTGAGACTATAGCAAAAGGCCAACTAAGTGTCATTCCTTTGATTGCTGGGAATGCAAGATAGTGGAATTAAAACACCCATTTGCCAAAGTTAGCCTAAGAAGCAATGTTCAGATATCGAAATGATTTGTTATTTGTTTGCTATTTTTCTGGCTTTTAGTGTTTTTTGGCACGGTGTTAGTGAATCTGCGCAGTTGTTAGCATGCAACAGATTAATTATTAGTCTTCATGATCAGAATGATATATTGTTAATCTGTCTGTATTAAAGATGTGCAACTTGCAATTTCACATTGCATATTTATAGAATGCCCTTTTGAATCTTCCATTTAGGTTAAATCAGAAAACATTTAGTTTCACCCAGGATTCTGTAACAGGTTTGAATACCTAAATCAGAAGACAAACGAGCAGAGATTCACTAGATTACCTCTATAGTAGGCTTTTGTAATAGCATCAAACTCCTCTTGCCCTGCTGTATCCCACAACATTAATCTGACGTCTTCATCATTAACTCTGAAAGGTAAATGCAAAACTTCAGATCAAATCATGTGCCTTGGAAACGCTTAATTTGTGACTGCTGTACTGTACATttaatccagcatttattgtgcttAATTACAGACAGCTTACTACATTTACTCAGTTTAGAGCTAAACCACAGCTGTTCAGCATCAACCAGAACAGTTATCACAGAGACTGGTATTTTACGACTGCCTATCATTTGCTTCAATGTTATCGTGGCTGCTTGTTATAGTGGCCGCTTTCAAAAGATAATACATAAAGAACTCATGCTTAAATCACACTTAGAGTAATTACCGGCAAGTGGAACATTTCTATTTAATTAGTAGCTGATGCTTTATTATAGGGTTGTTTGTGAAATGCAATTTGCTCACGTCAACCATTTTATTGCATCTCTTCTAAAGATCTCTGTGTAAATTGTTCTTTTGCTCAGAGGGTAGGTAAAAATAAACTCTGCCAACTGCTGGCAGATGTATAAATGAACCCAAGTGAATAATTCTTCAACTTTCTCTCCAACAATTCAGGTGAGAAACTTCCACCTACAATGTAACATTTTGAAACTTGTAACACTATCATTGCTAACTAAACATTTTACTACTCATCAATTAAGTTCAGTTACAAACATGACTTTGTAGACTGTAGGTTGAAGTCACACCCCTGACCTCAAACATCTCATCTAGGCTGATGTAGTACTGAAGtaatgctgtactgtcagagaacCTGCCTTTCAGATCAGGTATTAAACAAACCAAGGCTCAAGTCAAGTTTAAAAATTCTGCAAAGGCACTGCTCACAATGCAAATGAGTTCTTCAGAGCCCAAGGTCACAGTTTTTCCTAAACTAAACCAAAAAAAGCTAGTCAATAATTTCATTCAATGtgatgggatcttgctgtgtacaaactaTTGACCAATTTTCCCCACACAAtagctttgaaaatattttaaataatgagAAGCACTTTTGACTATTCCAATGAttatgaaaaaaataatttttaaaataagtcaaAATATGAATTTATTGGAAGTTGTAGTGTTTCATACATTTATATGTTTAGAAAGCATTGTATTGTATATCAATTCTGAGACAGATGATATTTTAGTATTGTTATCCTCAGCAAATCAAATGGATTTCTAAGTCAGTTATATCACAAACTGTGCGCACTTGTAAAGTACCCCTCTGATCTAATAAATCATTTTAGCACCAAGCAAATCAGTGTCCCTTCTTCTAAAACACTGCGATATTCACACCCATCCTTCCTTGAGAAAGGTGTTCCCTTCATTTCCTGGAGGAACAGTGTTAACTGCCTGCCACAATGCTGCCATTTCTATACTGGGGCCCAATATCCATCAGAAACAAAGAATAGATTTGCTGAAATAATAACACGTCAGTTGCTCAGGCAAGAGGAAGGAGGTCATCCTTTAAGTATGAATTTAAATTGAAGATTCAAAGGGAAGCAAAACTACTGACTGACACCAACTTTCAGAAACTGCTGGGGTTTTTCTGGGTATTTAAAGTTTTGCATGTTTTCtagacagattttttttccccccagtttCCCTACATCACATCTGTCCTGAAATATTATTCTATTCtttccaaagatttttttttccccttttccctTCTGTATCAAAAGCATCCACCTGATCTCGCAGCATGTTGTTCTACAGTCACGGTCCATCCTCAATTATCTGGGCTACACTGAATGCCATGTCTAAGTCTCAATAGGTAAGTGTTGGTAGATTATTTAGTTGGGGAACCAAGTCCACACGAGGTCTTGCTCTGAAAAGTCATAGTGTACTTGAAATGTTTATGGTTTccctttccacaaatgctgtcagtctcttgtttcttcagcattttctgtgtctgtttaagatttccatcatctgtagTATTGTGCTTTTATTCGCTATCTTGCTCTCACCGGATTGTGTCCACATCCAGCAACAGGGCCAAATGGCTCATCAGTCTGCAGGAACCTGGACACCTTCCCCTTTCCTAACACAGGGGTGCCTAAGCCAGTTAACTTACAAACAAAGCAACTCTCTAATTCCCCAGCTGTTCGCTACCTTAACCAGTCACACCACTGACAGAATGTTCAAGGTAACGGGTAAAAGAGCTAGAGAAAAGGGGGAAACCTTTTTCACTGAGTTATGATGGTCAGGAATGTAATGCTATGCCTAAGATTCAGTAAAGACGCTCAAAAAGGAACTAAATATCTGCCTCAAGTGGAACAAGCTACAAGGCTATGGGAAAGAGGGGGATAGTCTACAGGCATCCCTCTCTGCTTTAAAATTCCAATAAATCAAGGTAAACCAATTACAGCAATGATGAACTGTATTAAAATGAATGGCCACAGCACGTGTTTTGCCACTGGTACCCAGTGCTGACATGGAATGGCGTATTTAATTCCGAATGCCTTTCAATCTGCATTTTATTAATTGCTaatattgatttttctttcccaTGATTCTATTGCCAAATTCCTCCTCCACAAATATCTGGAGTGACACTGGAATGACAAATCACACCTAAAATGTATTACAATACAGCAGAATCTTCACTCACTGAATTTGTCTTTCCAAGAAATCCACTCCAATAGTTTTCTTGTAGTCCTTGGTGAAAATACCCTTGCAGTACCGCTGAATCATGCTCGATTTACCAACAGCTCCATTGCCAACAACTACCACCTTGATAGCTACTTCAATATCCTCTTCCAGCATGGTGTTCTAACAGTTGAGCAATATTTTCCTTTGGCAAATCACCTATAGTTAGAACTCTAGTTCATGAACCtggaacagagacagagaagagaGTTACTTGATCTTACATGTTTTATGTTTATTATTTCCATAAGCTTGTTTTAGTCAGTTACAACTGCAAGCTTTTGACAAAAATAATATACTGTCCACCTGAAATGAAACTGAATGACACTGCATTACACACATAAAAAATTCAACACAGCCCTCCATAACCCACATGCATCATGACCTGGCTCAAAATAGAGCTGCCAAGTGGCTCTTCAGAAACTTTTGTTTTGGAACAAGTTATTAGTTGCTCAGAAGCAGTCAGGATTATCAGTGCTGCCTTTATGTCAGTCTCCTGGCAATACCCAACCACAGTCAGCATCTCCTGGAGTCAATTTCAAGATCTGGAACATTTATTCTAGCAGAGCATTGACAATTATTTTGTCAGTAACTCAAATGTACCTGTGGCCAAATAGACAGAAGGCTAAGAGAAGAGAAAGGTAAAGCTGAATTAACACGGGAAATAAGTAAAAAGAGATGCTGATTTGATTAGATGAAAACAGTTGGAGGGGTGTTGTGCAAATTGTAAACTGGCATGCATCAAATGGCCTAGTTGATTTTTGCCATTTTGCTttgatgtagattagattacttacagattacttacagtgtggaaacaggcccttcggcccaacaagtccacacggccccgccgaagtgcaacccacccatacccctacatttaccccttacctaacactacgggcaatttagcatgaccaattcacctgacctgcacatctttggactgtgggaggaaaccggagcacccggaggaaacccacgcagacacggggagaacgtgcaaactccacacagtcagtcgcctgaggcgggaattgaacccgggtctctggcgctgtgaggcagcagtgctaaccactgtgccaccatgccgcccacaatgtaCTGCAGGCATTACCTTTAAAATACAGTATTGAGATAACAAAACCAGCAAAGAGCAATTCTGAGTTTCACATATctattttaaagacaaaaatgttAAACAAATAACTGCCTAATTGCTCAAAATCATAAATCAACAGAAACAAtgattacacttttttttaaaacatgctcTGCCCAATAAGGTTAGAAACTGAATCAAATGCACAGTTGAACATCAACCAATGACACCCACGTTGGTGGAGCTTATGAACAGATGCCAGTTCACCCTTTCAGGGTATCCAGCAAAAGTAAAGGTGGTTGTACTTCTCCCCTCATCTGTTCCCACTGCTTAAAACCTTCCTTTGTTACGATATAGTCTCACAAATCAAGAAGGTAATGAAATAGGCAATAATTAtcattacagaaaaaaaatgaaggataCTAATGGGGTTAAAGGATGATAAATCCCCTGGGTCCAATGGGTTGCATCCTTGCATATTAAAAGGAATTAGTTGCAGAGACACTGGTTATAATCTTTCAAGAATCCTTATATTCGGGAAAGGTCCCAGAGATTGGAACACTGCCAATATAACATCTTTATTTATAAAAGGGGAGGAATCAAGAAACATTACCGCAGGCTAGTTAGCTTCATGGctgttgttgggaaaatgttagagtcaatTCTAACAGATGTTAttaaagcatttagaaatacataatatgatcaagaaaatcatgccttacaaatttaatAGGATTCTTCAAAGTAACAAGtaggatggataaaggggaagcaatggatgtaatatgtttggattttcagcattCATTTGCTAAAAGTACTACACATTagactacttaataagataagagcccattggtattggaggtagtatattagcacgGATGGAGGTTTAGCTGTCATGGATATATGACAGAGTATTAGGATAAATGGAGCATTTTCAAGATAGctacctgtgactagtggagtgccacaggaattaGCACTGTGTTCATTATTGTTGATAATTAATAACGACTCATGAGAAGTGAACATActgtagccaagtttgtggatgacataataataggtgggaaggcaaatgatagGAATGACAGGGATATAAACAGGTGGTGAGTGGGAAAAAACTTGGTAGAAGGAATATAATGCAGGagcgtgaggttatgcacttcaaaagaaaactgaatattTGAAAAGAAGAAACTATAGCACAGGGATTTTTAAGTCTTGTgtctgaatcacaaaaagctaacatctAAGTTCATCAGATAatagagaaagcaaatggaatgttgacctttatttcaataGGAATGGAGTTCAAAAGTAGGAAAGACTTGCTAAAACTATAGAAGGCATGAGTTAGAGTTAACTAGCATATTGTAAACAGTTTAGTTCCTTCAGCA includes:
- the rab23 gene encoding ras-related protein Rab-23; translation: MLEEDIEVAIKVVVVGNGAVGKSSMIQRYCKGIFTKDYKKTIGVDFLERQIQVNDEDVRLMLWDTAGQEEFDAITKAYYRGAQACVLVFSTTDRDSYEAIPSWKEKVEAEVGDIPTVLVQNKIDLLDETVLKNEEAEALAKKLKLRFYRASVKEDLNVNEVFKYLAEKYLQRLKQHTTEEQEQVHVTSNRIGVFNTAGGSHSGQNSNMINGGAVISLRPNKQRTKKSRGLGARCGKL